A window of Choloepus didactylus isolate mChoDid1 chromosome 21, mChoDid1.pri, whole genome shotgun sequence contains these coding sequences:
- the LOC119517297 gene encoding olfactory receptor 4A15-like codes for MEQRNNVTEFVLLGLTQSLQGQKILFVVFLFIYIVTMVGNLLIVVTVVVSSTLNAPMYFFLGNLSVMDAVYSTTVTPNMIIDLLYEKKTISFEACMTQLFIGHLFGGAEILLLVVMAYDRYMAICKPLHYMAIMNQRICVLLLLLACVGSFVHAVVHLLFVYDLPFCGPNVINHFICDMYPLLKLACTDTYIIGLTVVANDGVICVVIFLLLLISYGVILHSLKKLSQEGRHKALSTCGSHITVVVLYFVPCIFMYVRPPSTLPIDKSLTVFYTVITPMLNPLIYTLRNVETKNAMKKLWTRQRT; via the coding sequence ATGGAACAAAGGAATAATGTGACTGAGTTTGTCCTCTTAGGGCTCACTCAGAGCCTCCAGGGTCAGAAAATATtgtttgttgttttcctgttcattTACATTGTGACAATGGTTGGCAACCTACTAATTGTTGTGACTGTGGTTGTCAGCTCAACCCTGAATgcccccatgtacttctttcttGGAAACTTATCAGTCATGGATGCTGTTTATTCTACAACGGTTACCCCAAATATGATTATAGACTTACTCTATGAGAAGAAAACTATTTCCTTTGAAGCTTGTATGACCCAGCTTTTTATAGGACACTTATTTGGTGGTGCTGAGATTTTACTTCTGGTggtcatggcctatgaccgctacaTGGCCATCTGCAAACCCCTGCATTACATGGCAATCATGAACCAACGGATCTGTGTTCTGCTGCTCCTGCTGGCTTGTGTTGGCAGTTTTGTGCATGCTGTAGTTCATCTTCTTTTTGTTTATGACCTTCCCTTCTGTGGCCCTAATGTCATCAACCACTTCATCTGTGACATGTACCCATTATTAAAACTTGCCTGCACTGACACCTACATCATTGGTCTCACTGTGGTTGCCAATGATGGGGTGATCTGTGTGGTCATCTTTTTGCTCTTACTTATCTCTTATGGGGTCATTCTGCACTCCCTGAAGAAACTTAGTCAAGAAGGGAGGCACAAAGCCTTATCCACCTGTGGTTCCCACATCACTGTAGTGGTCCTTTACTTTGTCCCCTGCATTTTTATGTATGTGAGACCTCCTTCTACCTTACCCATTGATAAATCCTTGACTGTGTTTTACACTGTTATTACCCCTATGTTGAACCCCTTAATCTATACCTTGAGAAATGTGGAGACAAAAAATGCCATGAAGAAGCTCTGGACCAGACAAAGAACATAA